TCGAAAAAAAACTGCTCCTGGCCCAAAAAGGGCCTCATGGCGGATTTCTCATGGCGCTCCCCCCTGAAAAGATACATTTGAGCGACATCTTCCACGCCGCCGGCTACAACATAGAGAAGGAACGCTGCCTCCTTGGCCTGAAAAAGTGCGGCTCCGCCAACCCCTGTGCCATCCATCACTCCTGGAGTTTTGTGAAAGAGACCTTTATCTCCTGGGCCGAGAACGTGACCGTTGCTGATGTTATTGGCCTTCGCAAAAATAAATGAGTTCTAAAAATTCACCTGGGTCTGTGTGTACAGGAAGTGGGCGGTTCCGTTTGTGCCGGTCGTGCTGAAAAATTCCCCTCCCTTGAAGAGCGAATACCCGAGCAGAAAATTCACTGCCTTATTCCACTGATATTTGCCGAGCAGATCAACCTCATGACCTGCCAGACGCGAGGCCCCGCCGGCCCCCGCACGGAGCTGTGTTCCCGCAGCACGAAACAGACCGTCGATCACACGTGGGAGCAGAAAGAGATGATAGTCCAGGCTCACAACCGCCCCGTTAAACGGCTTGAGGCTGAAGGTCGGACCGGCATCGATCACGTTTTGCCAACCGACAAAATCGATGTAACCATACTTGGTGTGATTTGTCGGGAAAAGGTTATGAAACCTCTCGATCCGTGCCGTGGAAGCGTCATCGCCCGAGGCATAGTTCGCCTCCAGACCAAAACGCGGCCTTGTGGAAGTTTCAAAATTGTAACCGGCGGCCGCATGGACGGCATGTGCCAGATGATTGTTCGGTTCCGTCTTGCCGACCTGCATCGCCATCTCCGTGTTGTAGTCGATCCGGTTCTCCAGAAGATTTCCCACCATCCGGTGACCGACCGTCGCGAGCGTGAGCCCCAACCCCTGCAACGCCGATCCGTCGCCGTCGTTATCCCGGAGCAACAAGGCATATCCCTCCATCGTCATGGAACTGTTCATCTCCGAGCTCCCATAGAGGCCTGAAAAATATTCGTTCCCCCCTGCCTTTTCATTCCAGGCAAAAAAGCCATCGAGCCAGAAATGGTCCCATTCCAGGCGGAGTTTTC
This portion of the Deltaproteobacteria bacterium genome encodes:
- a CDS encoding Rrf2 family transcriptional regulator, with the translated sequence MIQISQTAVYALQVIIELSRLRSDHAVRAKDIRGKTGVPLPFLSKILRRLVEKKLLLAQKGPHGGFLMALPPEKIHLSDIFHAAGYNIEKERCLLGLKKCGSANPCAIHHSWSFVKETFISWAENVTVADVIGLRKNK
- a CDS encoding alginate export family protein, producing MTKKIIITILAVLVMPHFVWTAEKAEGKASAWHEKVSVGGELRLRSESQLAYGGITGGVDNDSFVLSRARTHLDARPLDGLQVFIQPQFSRIFAQEESTIANNGDAANGNNVFDLHQGYLNFQKIGGSPFSLKVGRQELVYGDERLVGAFGWSNIGRSFDAGKLRLEWDHFWLDGFFAWNEKAGGNEYFSGLYGSSEMNSSMTMEGYALLLRDNDGDGSALQGLGLTLATVGHRMVGNLLENRIDYNTEMAMQVGKTEPNNHLAHAVHAAAGYNFETSTRPRFGLEANYASGDDASTARIERFHNLFPTNHTKYGYIDFVGWQNVIDAGPTFSLKPFNGAVVSLDYHLFLLPRVIDGLFRAAGTQLRAGAGGASRLAGHEVDLLGKYQWNKAVNFLLGYSLFKGGEFFSTTGTNGTAHFLYTQTQVNF